One Tachypleus tridentatus isolate NWPU-2018 chromosome 3, ASM421037v1, whole genome shotgun sequence DNA window includes the following coding sequences:
- the LOC143245860 gene encoding uncharacterized protein LOC143245860: MNLVDNCDQDNKTRAESSAEVPSVTTGGGLFSKGSKFRYSGRVEKEVIEVMTNFHRDPPQFQRSFLRTLSFRHKSESYPTTPATPSKDYETDFPDLHYMNHSAPATENVDSMTSTDSSSLKYTNRSTQMTGSLSDLTLPEHEEVAILPLEGEEDQHIKQLDSHIVEELEDLIEEDRPAELEVSLPPLRASTPQITKEVEQETHNAQVSTSESQLTGKNFELDFNITKQKNLARSRPFLSRPVNIVRVTILASLFALLTFWCLLVVVMESDSPLFSDARKLPELIVLRREYYEPAKDYIVERLKFLF; this comes from the exons ATGAATTTGGTGGATAATTGTGACCAAGATAATAAAACCAG GGCAGAGTCTTCAGCTGAGGTCCCATCAGTCACTACTGGAGGAGGTCTGTTTTCTAAAGGTTCAAAGTTCAGATATAG TGGTCGTGTCGAGAAAGAAGTTATTGAAGTGATGACAAACTTTCATCGTGACCCGCCTCAGTTCCAGAGAAGCTTTCTGCGTACTTTGTCATTTCGTCACAAGAGTGAATCTTATCCAACAACACCAGCTACACCATCTAAGGATTATGAAACAG ATTTTCCTGATCTTCACTACATGAACCACTCAGCCCCAGCCACAGAGAATGTGGACTCTATGACATCTACAGACTCCTCAAGCCTCAAGTACACCAATCGGTCCACACAGATGACTGGAAGTTTGAGTGATTTGACTCTTCCAGAACACGAGGAAGTCGCTATTCTTCCATTGGAAGGGGAGGAGGACCAACATATTAAACAGCTGGATAGCCACATAGTGGAGGAACTGGAGGACCTCATTGAGGAAGATCGTCCTGCTGAACTGGAAGTATCCTTACCTCCTCTGAGAGCCTCAACTCCACAGATCACCAAAGAGGTTGAACAGGAGACACACAATGCCCAGGTCTCGACCTCAGAGTCACAACTCACTGGGAAGAACTTTGAACTTGATTTTAACATTACCAAGCAGAAAAATCTTGCAAGATCTCGACCATTTCTTTCTCGTCCAGTGAACATAGTACGAGTAACCATTCTGGCCTCTCTGTTTGCACTCTTGACGTTTTGGTGCTTGCTTGTCGTTGTCATGGAGTCAGACTCGCCTCTTTTCAGTGATGCACGCAAGCTGCCGGAACTAATTGTCTTGCGAAGAGAATACTATGAACCCGCAAAGGACTACATTGTGGAAAGGTTGAAATtcctcttttga